In Gossypium hirsutum isolate 1008001.06 chromosome D06, Gossypium_hirsutum_v2.1, whole genome shotgun sequence, one genomic interval encodes:
- the LOC107900157 gene encoding uncharacterized protein → MNIPMKTHKSKSFDEKGKGMPSFAFLFSLVIYISIIYVFSLSPSTLFSNSKFWFAISNTLILFIAADYGAFASSKDHNLDLYGEYALHGARRTCTTVVPSFVSQYTRIVTKSSLNEDEKKNEIRVRNSDDNLRQHPMKADNEATKPKTIPRNESDKVNNLQSSKTKHHEAEDENEYWRMTDEELNRRVEEFIHNFNTQIRLQGIRNTQPLDHEYEEQGDTVNQIHI, encoded by the coding sequence ATGAATATTCCAATGAAAACCCACAAATCCAAAAGCTTTGATGAGAAGGGGAAAGGAATGCCCTCCTTTGCCTTCCTTTTCTCCCTTGTGATTTACATCTCTATCATCTACGTCTTTAGCCTTTCTCCATCCACTCTTTTCAGTAATTCCAAGTTCTGGTTTGCTATTTCCAACACTCTCATCCTCTTTATTGCAGCTGATTATGGCGCTTTCGCTTCCTCCAAAGATCACAACCTCGACCTTTATGGTGAATATGCCTTGCACGGCGCAAGAAGGACATGTACTACTGTTGTTCCGTCATTTGTCTCACAATACACTAGAATTGTCACAAAAAGCAGTCTCAATGAAGATGAAAAGAAGAATGAAATCCGAGTGAGAAACTCGGATGATAATTTGCGACAACATCCCATGAAAGCTGATAATGAAGCAACTAAACCAAAAACTATCCCAAGAAACGAGTCTGATAAAGTGAACAATTTGCAGAGTTCAAAGACCAAACACCATGAAGCAGAAGATGAAAACGAGTATTGGAGAATGACAGATGAGGAACTCAACAGGAGAGTTGAAGAGTTTATTCACAACTTCAATACGCAGATTAGGCTTCAAGGTATTAGAAACACCCAACCTTTGGATCACGAATATGAAGAGCAAGGAGATACTGTAaatcaaatccatatttaa